One stretch of Rhizobium rhizoryzae DNA includes these proteins:
- a CDS encoding response regulator transcription factor, producing MRILLVEDNATLSEGLATILRGSGYTVDVVGDGLSAESAARAEAFDLIILDLNLPEMDGLDVLRSLRSHQNQAAVIIVTARGAPEERVRGLDLGADDYLTKPFDVSELEARIRVLLRRQAGLRSSRVEFGALAFDLTSRSFTSAGRPVDIPARELALLELLFLRAGKVVSKDAIIGSLSGFDDDLSANAIEQYVSRLRKRLQAYGLTVKTARGIGYYLDQAQTET from the coding sequence TTGCGAATTCTGCTGGTTGAAGACAACGCAACGCTTTCGGAAGGTCTGGCGACAATCCTGCGCGGCAGCGGCTACACGGTCGATGTCGTGGGTGACGGTCTCTCGGCAGAATCGGCCGCTAGAGCGGAAGCCTTCGATCTCATCATCCTCGATCTGAACCTTCCGGAGATGGATGGGCTGGATGTGTTGCGCTCTCTTCGCTCGCACCAGAATCAGGCAGCCGTCATCATCGTTACCGCGCGTGGCGCGCCTGAAGAACGGGTGAGGGGGCTGGATCTTGGCGCAGACGATTATCTCACGAAGCCGTTTGATGTTTCCGAGCTTGAAGCGCGCATTCGCGTCCTCCTCAGGCGTCAGGCGGGTTTGCGCAGTTCGCGTGTCGAGTTTGGAGCGCTGGCTTTCGATCTGACATCGCGCAGCTTCACAAGTGCAGGGCGTCCGGTAGATATTCCGGCGCGTGAACTGGCTCTGCTGGAGCTTCTTTTTTTGCGGGCTGGGAAAGTGGTCAGCAAGGATGCCATCATCGGCTCGCTCTCCGGTTTCGATGATGATCTGTCCGCGAATGCGATCGAGCAATATGTCAGCCGCCTGCGCAAACGGCTGCAAGCCTATGGGCTGACCGTGAAGACGGCCCGCGGGATAGGGTATTACCTTGATCAGGCCCAGACCGAGACATGA
- a CDS encoding tripartite tricarboxylate transporter permease, translating to MSTFEFLMQGVVVAMQPMNLLYALIGVTLGTAVGVLPGIGPALTVALLLPVTYQLDPAGSLIMFAGIYYGGMYGGSTTSILLNTPGESASIVTALEGNKMARAGRGGPALATAAIGSFVAGLIATVGLAFIAPYIVKLALVFGPREYFALMVLAFITVSSAFGDSTLRGLTSLFIGLALSLIGIDQLTGQTRLAFGVPDLLDGVEVTTLAVAMFAIGETLFIAAQGSFGPDKVEAVKGSIWMSANDWARSWKPWLRGTAIGFPIGAMPAGGAEIGTFLSYAAEKRLTKHPEEFGNGAIEGVAGPEAANNASAAGTLVPLLTLGLPTTATAAIMLAGFQQYGLQPGPLLFATNPQLVWGLIASLLIANFMLLVLNLPLIGLWVRLLTIPKPWLYAGILVFATLGTIGANPSVFELGMLLAFGVMGYIMRVLGYPIAPVVVGLILGPLAEQQLRRALAISQGDFTVLFTSPIAAVLLAIAALALIVPLILRARGRGEVLSQMAANED from the coding sequence ATGAGCACTTTTGAGTTCCTCATGCAGGGCGTCGTGGTTGCCATGCAACCCATGAACCTGCTCTACGCCTTGATCGGCGTTACGCTCGGCACGGCTGTCGGTGTGCTTCCGGGCATCGGTCCGGCATTGACGGTCGCCCTTCTGCTGCCAGTTACATACCAGTTGGACCCGGCCGGCTCTCTCATCATGTTCGCCGGGATCTATTACGGCGGCATGTATGGCGGTTCGACAACGTCGATCCTTCTCAACACGCCAGGAGAAAGTGCCTCCATCGTCACTGCGCTTGAAGGCAACAAGATGGCACGGGCCGGACGCGGCGGGCCTGCGCTGGCGACAGCGGCGATCGGCTCCTTCGTTGCGGGCCTCATTGCCACCGTCGGCCTTGCTTTCATTGCTCCTTACATCGTCAAGCTGGCGCTGGTTTTCGGCCCCCGCGAATATTTTGCACTCATGGTGCTCGCATTCATCACGGTCTCCTCCGCATTCGGCGACTCCACGCTGCGAGGCCTCACATCGCTCTTCATCGGTCTTGCCCTGTCGCTGATCGGCATCGACCAGTTGACCGGACAGACCCGCCTCGCCTTTGGCGTGCCCGACCTTCTGGACGGCGTCGAGGTCACCACGCTGGCGGTTGCCATGTTCGCCATCGGCGAAACGCTGTTTATCGCTGCGCAGGGGTCGTTTGGTCCTGATAAGGTCGAGGCTGTCAAAGGCTCGATCTGGATGAGCGCGAATGACTGGGCGCGTTCCTGGAAGCCGTGGCTGCGCGGCACAGCGATTGGCTTCCCTATCGGCGCAATGCCGGCGGGCGGCGCTGAAATCGGTACGTTCCTTTCCTATGCCGCCGAAAAGCGACTGACGAAACATCCGGAAGAGTTCGGCAACGGCGCAATCGAAGGCGTTGCCGGGCCGGAGGCTGCCAACAATGCATCTGCTGCGGGAACGCTCGTGCCGCTGTTGACGCTGGGCCTTCCGACGACTGCGACTGCCGCGATCATGCTTGCGGGCTTCCAGCAATATGGTCTCCAGCCGGGTCCACTGCTGTTTGCCACCAATCCGCAACTGGTCTGGGGCCTGATCGCCTCGCTGCTGATTGCCAACTTCATGCTGCTGGTGCTGAACCTTCCGCTGATCGGTCTCTGGGTCCGCCTGCTGACAATCCCGAAGCCCTGGCTTTATGCAGGCATCCTCGTGTTTGCCACACTCGGAACCATCGGTGCGAACCCCTCCGTCTTCGAACTGGGCATGCTGCTTGCGTTCGGCGTGATGGGCTACATCATGCGCGTTCTGGGCTACCCAATCGCACCGGTCGTCGTTGGCCTGATCCTCGGGCCTCTTGCGGAGCAGCAGTTGCGTCGCGCTTTGGCGATCAGCCAAGGTGACTTCACAGTGCTCTTCACATCACCGATTGCGGCCGTACTTCTTGCCATTGCCGCGCTGGCGCTGATCGTACCGCTTATCCTGCGGGCACGCGGTCGCGGAGAAGTTCTCTCCCAAATGGCTGCCAACGAGGATTGA
- a CDS encoding ABC transporter substrate-binding protein, producing the protein MFIALFFSASVVHAEVTLFPAISGRTNAPELVVYSSLDEPLAKPMIVKFQQANPDIAVRYEDMLTGVIYDRIVQETDAGRKTADFAFSSAMDLQVKLANDGYAQASHLPMSLRWPNWANWRDTAYALTFEPAVFVYHKPSFKDLTVPSTRAEFIQFLQSQGDAVHGRIATYDIERSGVGFLFMSRDQEQFDDIWSVVKAMGAAGVKLYSTSQAILERVADGRFVLGYNILGSYAADWAARHPDVGIVLPKDYTVVMSRIGLVPQAAATPELGRKFLDFFMSREGQTILTQELQIPAVNPDVAVGNTATTMREMLGGQLKPVPVSPGLMVYLDQVKRSRLIAKWNDVLRLQ; encoded by the coding sequence ATGTTCATCGCACTTTTTTTCTCCGCATCGGTCGTGCATGCGGAAGTCACACTGTTTCCGGCGATTTCCGGACGGACCAATGCGCCGGAACTGGTGGTTTATTCCTCGCTGGACGAACCACTCGCGAAGCCGATGATCGTGAAGTTCCAGCAGGCGAACCCCGACATTGCCGTCCGTTATGAGGATATGCTGACCGGTGTCATCTACGACCGGATCGTACAGGAAACGGACGCCGGGCGGAAAACGGCGGATTTCGCGTTTTCATCGGCCATGGACCTGCAGGTCAAACTGGCCAATGATGGCTATGCGCAGGCGAGCCATCTGCCGATGAGCCTTCGGTGGCCGAACTGGGCGAACTGGCGTGATACCGCCTATGCGCTGACCTTCGAACCTGCTGTCTTCGTCTATCACAAGCCGAGCTTCAAGGACCTGACGGTGCCTTCAACCCGCGCCGAATTCATTCAGTTCCTGCAGAGCCAGGGCGATGCCGTACACGGGCGCATCGCAACCTACGATATCGAGAGATCCGGCGTTGGTTTTCTTTTCATGTCTCGGGATCAGGAACAGTTTGACGATATCTGGTCCGTCGTGAAGGCAATGGGCGCAGCGGGCGTGAAGCTCTATTCTACAAGCCAGGCGATTCTGGAACGGGTTGCGGACGGGCGCTTCGTGCTGGGCTACAATATCCTGGGCTCCTACGCCGCTGATTGGGCGGCACGTCACCCCGATGTCGGCATCGTCCTGCCAAAGGATTACACCGTCGTCATGTCACGAATCGGGCTTGTTCCGCAGGCGGCAGCCACACCGGAACTGGGGCGCAAGTTTCTCGATTTCTTCATGTCGCGGGAGGGCCAGACCATCCTGACACAGGAACTCCAGATCCCGGCCGTTAATCCTGACGTTGCGGTTGGAAATACGGCGACGACGATGCGCGAAATGCTGGGAGGTCAGTTGAAGCCGGTACCAGTCAGCCCCGGCCTCATGGTCTACTTGGATCAGGTCAAGCGCTCGCGACTCATCGCGAAGTGGAACGACGTCCTGAGATTGCAATAA
- a CDS encoding tripartite tricarboxylate transporter TctB family protein → MSQEPLIKAEQRRPDWAALVIAAILIAIAGVIFFDAARLREVTGYSPVGPATVPHWIAIGLVLLAIWTIIAAFRGDFPEREKQEIKPVVWVIGGLAAQMLLLNTAGFSIATGILFAATAAGFGKRKIWISLPIGIVLCLVVWLIFAGLLQLSLPAGPLERLFQ, encoded by the coding sequence ATGAGCCAAGAGCCTTTGATCAAGGCAGAACAGCGCCGCCCCGATTGGGCGGCGCTTGTTATCGCCGCTATCCTCATTGCCATTGCTGGCGTCATCTTTTTCGATGCTGCACGGCTGCGCGAAGTGACCGGTTATTCTCCGGTCGGTCCCGCAACGGTTCCCCACTGGATCGCGATCGGTCTGGTTCTTCTGGCCATCTGGACCATCATTGCAGCCTTCCGAGGCGATTTTCCAGAGCGTGAAAAGCAGGAAATCAAGCCGGTTGTATGGGTGATCGGCGGCCTTGCGGCACAGATGCTTCTCCTGAATACGGCCGGATTCTCCATTGCGACCGGCATCCTGTTTGCCGCGACTGCTGCCGGTTTCGGCAAGCGCAAGATCTGGATCTCACTGCCCATCGGGATCGTGCTCTGTCTTGTCGTATGGCTGATCTTTGCCGGATTGCTGCAGCTTTCGCTTCCTGCCGGTCCGCTCGAGCGCCTCTTCCAGTAA
- a CDS encoding Bug family tripartite tricarboxylate transporter substrate binding protein, whose translation MKHVFLASLIAGSIALPAYAADYTIMAPAAPGGGWDQTARSLQTAFQQEGISKNVQVMNVPGAGGTIGLAQFASQQKGKDNALIVGGYVMVGAILTNKSPVTLKDVTPIARLTGEDEAIVVPASSPIKSMADLVAALKKDPGKVSWGGGSAGGVDHIAAGLIAKASGVDPTKINYIAFSGGGEALAAILGSQVTVGISGYGEFESQVKSGTLRLLATSGEKRIPGVDAPTLKEAGVDVAVQNWRMVAAAPGLSAEQKAKVTADVQKLATSKTWQETLKTKGWQDTFLAGPAFEAQLAKDISATEGILKDIGLVK comes from the coding sequence TTGAAACACGTATTTCTCGCATCCCTGATTGCAGGTTCCATCGCTCTTCCGGCCTATGCCGCTGACTACACCATCATGGCTCCCGCAGCGCCAGGCGGCGGCTGGGACCAGACGGCGCGTTCTCTGCAGACGGCATTCCAGCAGGAAGGCATTTCCAAGAACGTACAGGTCATGAACGTTCCGGGCGCCGGCGGCACCATCGGTCTCGCACAGTTCGCCAGCCAGCAGAAGGGCAAGGACAACGCCCTGATCGTCGGCGGCTACGTCATGGTTGGCGCAATCCTGACCAACAAGTCCCCGGTCACCTTGAAGGACGTTACCCCGATCGCACGACTGACCGGCGAAGACGAAGCGATCGTCGTTCCTGCATCCTCGCCGATCAAGTCGATGGCCGACCTCGTCGCTGCCCTCAAGAAGGATCCGGGCAAGGTTTCCTGGGGTGGCGGTTCCGCAGGCGGCGTGGACCACATCGCTGCCGGCCTGATTGCAAAGGCTTCCGGCGTTGATCCGACCAAGATCAACTACATCGCGTTTTCCGGCGGCGGTGAAGCGCTTGCTGCAATCCTCGGCTCGCAGGTGACCGTCGGCATTTCCGGCTACGGTGAATTCGAAAGCCAGGTCAAGTCCGGAACGCTTCGCCTGCTGGCCACGTCTGGCGAGAAGCGCATTCCGGGCGTAGATGCCCCGACGCTGAAGGAAGCCGGCGTGGATGTTGCCGTTCAGAACTGGCGCATGGTCGCCGCAGCTCCTGGCCTTTCCGCAGAACAGAAGGCAAAGGTAACGGCTGACGTGCAGAAGCTGGCAACCTCCAAGACCTGGCAGGAAACGCTGAAGACCAAGGGCTGGCAGGACACCTTCCTCGCAGGCCCGGCTTTTGAGGCGCAGCTTGCCAAGGACATCTCCGCCACCGAAGGCATCCTGAAAGATATCGGTCTGGTGAAATGA